One segment of Gemmatimonadota bacterium DNA contains the following:
- a CDS encoding Ldh family oxidoreductase — MAAAGLSRADARLTADVLIRTDMRGIFTHGTVALRRYVQLMRDGGIDVTAVPEVMDDGPAWARIDARRAVGMVASHCGMTVAMDKAAACGIGMATVRRSNHFGAASAYTVMAVENADRPMIGVAMSNTDVVMNIPGGRGAAIGNNPFSYAVPARSQPPIVLDIAMSTVAGGKVASYQARGEPLPEGWLTDAEGLPTTDPGVYTVTGALTPFSAHKGYGLALLVESLAGVLAGAGVTTDILSWSKVSDDTCDEGHTFMAIDIGAMMPLDDYYDRIDELVRRMREAPKAAGVERTYVPGEMEYDSEAISRREGVPLTRMAAENLKGLAEDTGQLDSLPYDLP, encoded by the coding sequence ATGGCCGCGGCGGGACTCTCAAGGGCGGACGCCAGGCTGACGGCGGATGTCCTTATCCGCACCGACATGCGCGGGATCTTCACGCACGGAACGGTCGCGTTGAGGCGATACGTACAATTGATGCGCGACGGCGGGATCGATGTAACCGCCGTACCGGAAGTCATGGACGACGGTCCCGCCTGGGCGCGGATCGACGCCCGCCGGGCCGTGGGCATGGTGGCCTCGCACTGTGGCATGACGGTGGCCATGGACAAGGCCGCAGCGTGCGGGATCGGCATGGCCACGGTACGCCGGAGCAACCACTTCGGCGCGGCATCGGCCTACACGGTCATGGCCGTCGAAAACGCGGACCGGCCCATGATCGGCGTCGCCATGAGCAATACTGACGTCGTCATGAACATACCCGGCGGACGCGGCGCGGCCATCGGCAACAATCCCTTCTCCTACGCCGTCCCGGCCCGGTCCCAGCCGCCCATCGTGCTGGACATCGCCATGAGTACGGTGGCGGGTGGCAAGGTGGCCTCGTACCAGGCCCGCGGCGAACCGCTCCCGGAGGGATGGCTCACCGATGCGGAAGGGCTTCCGACGACGGATCCCGGCGTATACACTGTCACCGGCGCCCTGACGCCTTTCAGTGCGCACAAGGGCTATGGCCTGGCATTGCTGGTGGAATCCCTGGCCGGGGTGCTTGCCGGCGCGGGGGTCACGACCGACATCCTGTCCTGGTCCAAGGTCTCGGACGACACCTGCGACGAGGGACACACCTTCATGGCCATCGACATCGGCGCCATGATGCCGCTGGACGACTACTACGATCGCATCGACGAACTTGTCCGCCGCATGCGGGAAGCGCCGAAAGCCGCCGGGGTGGAACGCACCTATGTTCCGGGCGAAATGGAATACGACAGCGAGGCCATCTCCCGCCGCGAAGGCGTTCCGCTCACGCGTATGGCGGCGGAGAACCTCAAGGGTCTGGCCGAAGATACGGGCCAATTGGACAGTCTGCCCTACGACCTGCCTTGA
- a CDS encoding DUF839 domain-containing protein, which produces MSRLTRRSFIRNTAISASALTVGATALQGLIARRARAMADGYAHLVAPRGEGGYGPLFPVPSQNTGETMLELPQGFSYTVFGKKGGLMSDGHPTPPAHDGMAAFPMDGMVRLLRNHEINTGKPVEAIGNRDAAYDPTAPGGVTTLIVDPRTRELVRDFVSVGGTLHNCAGGPTPWGSWITCEETTMGTDRFFSARWLQYLGGYDKEHGYCFEVPVHAEESVAAEPLTGMGRFVHEAIAVDPASGIVYETEDNNPSGFFQYIPDHPSELARGGRLRMLAVKDRPGFDTRDGQTMGNALPVIWVEIEDPDPAGAGLDNHLVYQEGADKGGAAFDRLEGCWHGNGRIFFTATTGGDEGLGQVWEYRPESDDEGELTLLFESPDASLMAAPDNVCVSPRGGLIVCEDNRNGIQHIRGLTKDGRVFDVARDVAGIAYRGEFAGATFSPDGETLFVNMQRPGLTYAIWGPWQKGAV; this is translated from the coding sequence GTGTCCCGTCTGACCCGCCGTTCCTTCATTCGAAACACCGCCATATCCGCTAGCGCGCTGACCGTCGGCGCCACGGCACTGCAGGGCCTGATCGCCCGGCGCGCTCGAGCCATGGCCGACGGGTACGCCCACCTGGTTGCGCCCCGCGGGGAAGGGGGATACGGACCCCTTTTTCCCGTGCCCTCGCAAAACACGGGGGAGACCATGCTTGAACTGCCGCAGGGATTCTCCTATACCGTTTTCGGCAAGAAAGGCGGGCTCATGTCGGACGGCCATCCCACGCCGCCCGCCCACGACGGCATGGCCGCCTTTCCCATGGACGGGATGGTTCGGCTCCTGAGAAACCACGAGATAAATACGGGTAAACCGGTGGAAGCCATCGGCAACCGGGACGCGGCCTACGATCCCACGGCGCCCGGCGGCGTCACCACGCTCATTGTAGATCCACGGACGCGCGAACTGGTCCGCGATTTCGTCAGCGTGGGCGGTACGCTTCATAACTGCGCCGGCGGCCCCACGCCCTGGGGGTCCTGGATCACCTGTGAAGAGACTACGATGGGCACGGACCGGTTCTTCAGTGCGCGCTGGCTCCAGTATCTGGGCGGGTACGACAAGGAGCACGGGTACTGCTTCGAAGTGCCGGTTCACGCCGAGGAGAGCGTGGCGGCCGAGCCTCTGACCGGGATGGGACGGTTCGTCCACGAGGCCATCGCCGTCGATCCGGCCTCCGGTATCGTGTACGAGACCGAAGACAACAATCCGAGCGGATTCTTCCAGTACATCCCCGATCACCCCAGCGAGCTTGCCCGGGGAGGACGCCTGCGCATGCTTGCCGTCAAGGACAGGCCCGGATTTGACACGCGCGATGGCCAGACCATGGGCAATGCCCTGCCCGTTATCTGGGTCGAGATCGAAGATCCTGATCCCGCGGGGGCAGGTCTGGACAATCACCTGGTGTACCAGGAGGGGGCTGACAAGGGCGGCGCCGCCTTCGACCGCCTGGAAGGGTGCTGGCACGGCAACGGACGCATCTTCTTCACGGCGACTACCGGGGGCGACGAAGGCCTCGGACAGGTATGGGAATACCGCCCCGAAAGTGACGACGAAGGCGAGCTGACGCTCCTGTTCGAATCGCCCGACGCCTCGCTCATGGCCGCGCCCGACAACGTCTGCGTGAGTCCCCGCGGCGGCCTGATCGTGTGCGAGGACAACCGGAACGGCATTCAGCACATCCGGGGCCTGACGAAGGACGGACGGGTATTCGATGTGGCTCGTGACGTGGCCGGCATCGCCTACCGGGGCGAATTCGCCGGGGCGACCTTCAGCCCGGACGGCGAAACGCTCTTCGTCAACATGCAGCGGCCCGGGCTGACTTACGCCATCTGGGGCCCCTGGCAGAAAGGTGCGGTCTAG